The following are from one region of the Hymenobacter radiodurans genome:
- the allB gene encoding allantoinase AllB, which yields MKDQSCSSPILPPRMLDAAIKSKNVVTPQGILEALILLRDGQIVDVVPATTAVDCPVIDVQNRAVLPGVIDPHVHINEPGRTEWEGFDTATRAALAGGLTTLVDMPLNSAPVTTSVANLALKLAATKGQLHTNCGFWGGIVPGNASEIEGLINHGVLGFKAFLTHSGIDDFPNATEQDLRQVMPILARHGLPLLVHCELTTNDETWKTGDKRSYQNYLASRPKQWEDEAVALMIRLCEEYDCPTHIVHLSSANSIAPIAAAKANGLPLTVETAQHYLFFNAENINDGQTQFKCAPPIREQANNDELWGALQAGIIDFVATDHSPAPPDLKQLESGDFTTAWGGIASLQLALPVLWTAAQKRGADLTDIVRWLSTNPAKLIGQQARKGQIAKGYDADLLVLEPDQAFIVTADMLHHRHKVSPYIGQELRGVVTQTFLKGQQVYDQPNFTHLNQGEIITR from the coding sequence TTGAAGGACCAATCTTGTTCATCGCCCATTCTGCCCCCTCGCATGCTGGACGCAGCTATAAAAAGTAAAAACGTAGTGACGCCGCAGGGCATACTGGAGGCGCTAATCTTGCTCCGGGATGGCCAGATTGTGGACGTGGTGCCGGCTACTACGGCTGTCGATTGCCCAGTTATCGACGTGCAAAATCGGGCGGTGCTGCCCGGCGTAATTGACCCCCACGTACATATCAACGAGCCCGGCCGCACCGAGTGGGAAGGCTTCGATACAGCCACCCGCGCCGCCCTAGCCGGCGGCCTTACCACGCTGGTGGATATGCCCCTGAACTCAGCGCCGGTGACAACTTCAGTCGCTAACCTAGCGCTGAAGCTAGCTGCTACGAAAGGTCAGCTGCACACTAATTGCGGGTTTTGGGGCGGCATTGTGCCGGGCAACGCCAGCGAGATAGAAGGACTGATTAATCATGGAGTGCTTGGGTTCAAGGCGTTTCTGACCCATTCCGGCATCGACGATTTTCCCAATGCCACCGAGCAAGACCTACGGCAAGTGATGCCGATTCTGGCCCGCCACGGCCTGCCGCTGCTGGTGCACTGTGAGCTAACCACAAACGATGAGACTTGGAAAACCGGGGATAAACGGTCGTACCAAAATTACCTCGCCTCGCGCCCCAAACAGTGGGAAGATGAAGCCGTGGCGCTGATGATTCGGCTGTGCGAGGAGTATGATTGCCCTACGCACATCGTGCATTTATCATCGGCCAACTCTATTGCGCCGATTGCTGCGGCCAAGGCCAACGGGTTGCCACTGACCGTAGAAACTGCCCAGCATTACCTGTTTTTCAACGCTGAAAACATTAATGACGGGCAGACGCAGTTCAAATGCGCTCCGCCTATTCGGGAGCAGGCCAACAATGATGAGCTGTGGGGGGCTTTACAGGCTGGTATTATCGACTTCGTCGCCACCGACCACTCACCCGCGCCGCCCGATTTGAAGCAGCTGGAAAGCGGAGATTTTACCACGGCCTGGGGCGGCATTGCGTCGTTGCAATTGGCCCTGCCCGTACTGTGGACTGCCGCCCAAAAGCGTGGAGCCGATCTGACGGACATCGTTCGGTGGCTAAGCACGAACCCCGCGAAACTCATTGGGCAGCAAGCGCGCAAAGGCCAAATTGCCAAAGGCTATGATGCCGACCTGCTGGTGCTGGAGCCTGATCAAGCCTTCATTGTAACGGCTGATATGCTGCACCATCGGCATAAGGTGTCGCCTTACATTGGGCAAGAGCTGCGGGGCGTGGTGACCCAAACGTTTCTGAAGGGGCAGCAGGTGTATGATCAACCCAACTTCACGCACCTCAATCAGGGTGAAATCATTACGCGCTAG
- a CDS encoding XdhC family protein, with amino-acid sequence MNRACATWLLLSESLRCGVPAMLLYVVQSQGSSPGRQGFAMSVDAHGAMQGSIGGGIMEHKLVQLARECLVQPSPVSSLHRQIHNKKAPQDQSGMICSGEQTVLLYPVRQTDATAIQQLLSALQHEQTGTLTLTSGGIFFEVSKQPAQDYLFRPEPADAWLYQEKIGHKYQLHLIGGGHCALALSRLLQSLDFRVHLYEDRPQLNTFLENSFVHDKTTVANYTDLQELIPEGVDQYVVIMTVGYRTDDIAVRALLNKKLRFLGLLGSQKKIEKMLADYQAAGIPPEQLQRLHAPVGVPINSQTPEEIAISIAAQLIAVKNMK; translated from the coding sequence ATGAACAGAGCCTGCGCCACGTGGCTGCTTCTTAGCGAAAGTTTGCGCTGTGGCGTTCCAGCCATGCTGCTGTATGTGGTGCAAAGTCAGGGCAGTAGTCCGGGCCGGCAGGGGTTTGCAATGAGTGTAGATGCGCACGGCGCTATGCAGGGCTCCATTGGTGGTGGCATTATGGAGCACAAGCTGGTGCAACTGGCCCGTGAGTGTCTCGTGCAGCCCTCACCAGTAAGCTCTTTGCACCGCCAGATTCATAACAAAAAAGCCCCCCAAGACCAAAGCGGGATGATTTGCTCCGGCGAGCAAACTGTGCTGCTATACCCCGTGCGGCAAACGGATGCCACGGCAATTCAGCAACTGCTCTCAGCTCTCCAACACGAGCAAACCGGCACGCTGACCCTGACGTCGGGGGGCATTTTTTTCGAAGTAAGCAAGCAGCCAGCGCAAGATTATTTGTTTCGGCCGGAGCCCGCAGATGCTTGGCTGTATCAGGAGAAAATTGGTCATAAATACCAGCTGCATCTCATCGGTGGCGGCCACTGCGCCTTGGCTTTATCGCGCTTGTTGCAGTCGCTCGATTTCCGAGTTCACCTCTATGAAGACCGACCGCAACTTAATACGTTCTTAGAGAACAGTTTCGTCCACGATAAAACGACCGTCGCCAATTACACCGACTTACAAGAGCTTATCCCCGAAGGCGTAGATCAGTACGTGGTTATCATGACGGTAGGCTACCGCACCGATGATATTGCCGTGCGGGCGCTGCTGAACAAGAAGTTGCGTTTTCTAGGTTTGTTAGGCAGCCAAAAGAAGATAGAAAAGATGCTTGCTGACTACCAAGCAGCGGGCATTCCGCCTGAACAGCTACAGCGCTTGCACGCCCCAGTTGGTGTGCCCATCAACAGTCAAACACCCGAAGAAATAGCCATCAGCATTGCCGCGCAACTAATTGCCGTGAAGAATATGAAGTAA
- a CDS encoding DUF6986 family protein, which produces MKLSIQDSDKEQLLHQLGVANLKFQQTYPGDKPDRQPVHTVYGGANLFKSDTCVRMGDIALNNLRTYAPNFVELANVLQLKGYEHLPKSGKDIAELTAKLDALSPEDRKKEMAWLAYSVYDKIIAKLKAEPVEDFRIDFEDGFGNRPDAEEDATAVQAANEVAIGMQNRTLSPFIGIRIKPFTEDLKQRGVRTLDIFLTTLLEKTGGKLPDNFVVMLPKVTIPEQMTTMVRLFEILEKANNLPPGTLQMETMVEATQIIMDEEGRNPLMRIIRASEGRCVAAHFGTYDYTASAGITARYQTMAHPVCDFAHHMTKVALGGTGIFLSDGATNVMPIGPHRGENLTFEQQKENRESVHNAWRQGFHHTTHSLINGLYQGWDLNPAQLPMRYAATYAFFLSSYEDAVFRLKSFVERAAISTLTGDIFDDAATGQGLLNFFLKALNCGAITEEEITATGLTKDEINTRSFFRILEGRRKQKA; this is translated from the coding sequence ATGAAGCTCAGCATACAAGACTCCGATAAAGAGCAGCTGCTCCATCAGCTCGGCGTCGCTAACCTTAAGTTTCAGCAAACTTATCCCGGCGACAAGCCTGATCGGCAACCAGTGCACACGGTGTACGGCGGCGCCAACTTGTTCAAATCGGATACCTGCGTGCGCATGGGCGACATTGCCCTGAACAACCTCCGCACCTACGCGCCTAACTTTGTGGAGCTGGCCAACGTGCTTCAGCTCAAAGGCTACGAGCACCTACCAAAATCGGGGAAAGACATTGCGGAGCTAACTGCCAAGCTAGATGCTTTGTCGCCGGAAGATCGCAAAAAGGAAATGGCCTGGCTGGCGTACTCGGTGTATGATAAGATCATCGCCAAGCTCAAGGCCGAACCCGTTGAGGACTTTCGGATTGATTTTGAAGACGGCTTCGGCAACCGCCCCGACGCGGAAGAAGATGCCACGGCCGTGCAAGCCGCCAATGAAGTAGCCATCGGGATGCAGAACCGTACCTTGTCGCCGTTCATCGGTATTCGCATCAAGCCCTTCACCGAGGATTTGAAGCAGCGCGGTGTTCGGACGCTGGATATTTTTCTGACGACGTTGCTGGAAAAAACCGGCGGTAAGCTGCCCGACAACTTTGTGGTGATGCTGCCAAAGGTGACCATTCCGGAGCAGATGACGACGATGGTGCGCCTGTTCGAAATTCTGGAAAAGGCAAACAATTTGCCCCCCGGAACCCTCCAGATGGAAACGATGGTAGAGGCCACCCAAATCATTATGGATGAGGAAGGCCGCAACCCACTGATGCGCATCATCCGGGCTAGCGAAGGCCGCTGCGTTGCCGCCCACTTCGGCACTTATGATTACACGGCTTCGGCTGGCATCACGGCCCGCTACCAGACCATGGCGCACCCCGTCTGCGACTTTGCCCACCACATGACCAAAGTAGCGCTGGGCGGCACCGGTATTTTTCTCTCTGATGGCGCCACTAATGTAATGCCCATCGGTCCGCACAGAGGCGAAAACCTGACGTTTGAGCAGCAAAAAGAAAACCGCGAATCAGTGCACAACGCCTGGCGACAAGGCTTTCACCACACCACGCACTCCCTCATCAATGGCCTGTACCAAGGCTGGGACCTAAATCCGGCGCAACTCCCGATGCGCTACGCAGCTACGTATGCCTTCTTCCTGAGCAGCTACGAAGACGCCGTGTTTCGCCTGAAAAGCTTCGTGGAGCGAGCGGCCATTTCCACGCTCACCGGCGACATCTTCGATGATGCGGCTACCGGCCAGGGCTTACTAAACTTCTTCCTGAAGGCGCTAAACTGTGGGGCGATTACGGAGGAGGAAATAACAGCTACGGGCCTGACGAAGGACGAGATTAACACGCGCTCTTTCTTCCGTATCCTGGAGGGGCGCCGCAAGCAAAAAGCGTAG
- the allE gene encoding (S)-ureidoglycine aminohydrolase, with the protein MEISALTRSVVKRNHAVISPDGYINSNVPGWTGCTVNVIINEQMGARLCQTLVTLQAGGQLVGKTQASQIFFYVVEGQIQVSVDGQDRTLSTGEFVYVPIGKAYRFENPTVGTQILTFHKVYEPLEGHAVPGVLFGEKDDTKAPIYMNDEALRIQVLLPDHLSFDMAVNIFTYQTGGNLPMVETHIMEHGLLYLQGQGIYMLDHEWYPIKKGDSIWMAPYCQQWFTAMGKEPAVYIYYKNVNRFPTVV; encoded by the coding sequence ATGGAAATTTCTGCCTTAACCCGCTCCGTCGTCAAGCGCAATCATGCCGTTATCAGTCCTGATGGCTACATCAACAGCAACGTGCCGGGCTGGACGGGCTGTACCGTGAATGTGATTATCAACGAGCAGATGGGGGCTCGGCTTTGCCAAACGTTGGTTACGTTGCAGGCTGGGGGGCAATTAGTGGGCAAAACGCAGGCGTCGCAGATTTTCTTTTACGTGGTGGAAGGCCAGATTCAGGTCAGTGTCGATGGCCAAGATCGGACGCTCAGTACCGGCGAGTTCGTGTATGTGCCCATCGGTAAGGCATACCGTTTCGAAAATCCCACAGTTGGCACTCAGATTCTCACCTTTCACAAAGTTTACGAGCCGCTGGAAGGCCACGCGGTACCCGGCGTTCTGTTCGGCGAGAAGGACGACACGAAGGCGCCCATCTACATGAACGATGAGGCTCTGCGCATCCAAGTACTGCTTCCCGACCACCTCAGCTTCGACATGGCCGTGAACATCTTCACCTACCAGACGGGGGGCAATTTGCCCATGGTCGAAACCCACATCATGGAGCACGGCCTTCTCTATCTTCAAGGCCAGGGCATCTACATGCTCGACCACGAATGGTACCCCATCAAGAAAGGCGACTCCATCTGGATGGCTCCTTACTGCCAGCAATGGTTCACGGCCATGGGCAAGGAGCCCGCCGTGTATATCTACTACAAAAACGTCAATCGCTTCCCGACCGTGGTGTAG
- the pucL gene encoding factor-independent urate hydroxylase — protein MGIKLGINAYGKNAINLSKIIRHADHHEFRQISVSVALEGEFETAHTLGDNSTILPTDTQKNTVYALAKEHFTTTIEAFGIHLANFFFTRNPQVSKVRIEIIEHGWQRMSFDGEAHTHAFTGGSSEKRRAIITQTAQGVQVSAGLQDLLLLKTTDSAFEKYIQDEYTVLKETTDRILATKCEATWKYTTSDLDFEATYQMIRTSLLRTFAGHKSLSVQHTLYAIGEQILLENEVVKEVSLIMPNKHHIPFNLEQFGMENNNEIFIATDEPFGYITGTVVRD, from the coding sequence ATGGGTATCAAACTAGGAATCAATGCCTACGGCAAAAACGCGATTAATCTATCCAAGATTATCCGTCACGCCGACCACCACGAGTTTCGCCAGATTTCGGTGAGTGTGGCGCTCGAAGGCGAGTTTGAAACGGCCCACACACTCGGCGACAATTCAACCATTCTCCCCACCGACACGCAGAAGAATACGGTGTATGCGCTGGCTAAAGAGCATTTTACTACCACTATCGAAGCCTTTGGAATTCACTTGGCCAACTTCTTCTTCACCCGAAATCCGCAGGTAAGCAAGGTCAGAATTGAGATAATAGAGCACGGTTGGCAGCGCATGTCTTTTGATGGAGAAGCGCACACGCACGCCTTCACGGGCGGTAGCTCAGAAAAGCGTCGCGCCATCATCACCCAGACCGCCCAAGGCGTGCAGGTTTCCGCTGGTCTCCAGGATTTATTGCTGCTAAAAACCACTGATTCAGCTTTCGAGAAGTATATCCAAGATGAGTACACCGTCCTGAAGGAAACTACGGACCGCATTCTGGCTACTAAATGTGAAGCAACCTGGAAATACACAACCTCAGACCTAGATTTCGAAGCCACTTACCAGATGATTCGCACGTCGCTGCTGCGCACGTTTGCCGGGCACAAGAGTCTTTCGGTGCAGCACACCCTGTATGCCATTGGGGAGCAAATTCTGCTGGAGAATGAGGTAGTCAAAGAAGTCAGCCTCATCATGCCTAACAAGCACCATATTCCCTTCAACCTAGAACAGTTTGGGATGGAGAATAACAACGAGATTTTCATCGCTACCGATGAGCCCTTCGGCTATATCACGGGCACAGTAGTGCGGGACTAA
- the uraH gene encoding hydroxyisourate hydrolase, whose protein sequence is MSQITTHILDTTRGKPAQGVAIALYSQQAETWHELARSTTNLDGRVADLLPQGELLARGIYKLKFFTQEYFDQHATTAFYPFVEIVFAVTAPEHYHVPLLLNPFGYSTYRGS, encoded by the coding sequence ATGAGCCAGATCACCACCCATATTCTCGATACCACCCGAGGCAAACCGGCTCAGGGCGTAGCTATTGCGCTTTACAGCCAGCAGGCGGAAACGTGGCACGAACTGGCTCGCAGCACAACTAACCTGGATGGTCGCGTTGCGGATTTGCTGCCGCAAGGGGAGTTGTTGGCGCGAGGAATCTATAAGCTAAAGTTCTTCACCCAAGAATACTTCGACCAGCACGCAACTACCGCTTTCTATCCTTTCGTGGAAATTGTCTTTGCTGTTACTGCACCGGAGCACTACCACGTGCCGCTGCTGTTGAACCCCTTTGGCTACTCCACCTACCGCGGTTCCTGA
- the uraD gene encoding 2-oxo-4-hydroxy-4-carboxy-5-ureidoimidazoline decarboxylase — protein sequence MTLPELNALPKPTLSEALRKCCGSTAWVEAMTHIFPVPDKGTLLRKADSIWYGLSEPDWREAFTHHPKIGDINSLKEKFASTSAWAAGEQAAVQHSSQAVLEALAEGNTRYEEKFGYIFIVCATGKSAEEMLALLQARLPNEPDEEIKIAMGEQAKITHIRLEKLLAT from the coding sequence ATGACCCTACCCGAACTTAACGCTTTACCGAAACCCACGCTAAGCGAAGCGCTCCGTAAATGCTGCGGCAGCACGGCCTGGGTGGAAGCCATGACCCACATTTTCCCAGTGCCGGATAAGGGAACATTGCTCAGGAAGGCTGACAGTATTTGGTACGGCCTTTCGGAGCCCGATTGGCGGGAGGCGTTTACCCATCACCCGAAGATTGGGGATATCAACTCGTTGAAGGAAAAGTTTGCCAGCACTAGCGCCTGGGCCGCTGGCGAGCAGGCGGCAGTGCAACATTCTTCCCAAGCAGTGCTCGAAGCGTTGGCCGAAGGAAATACCCGTTACGAGGAGAAATTCGGCTATATTTTCATCGTCTGCGCCACGGGCAAATCGGCGGAGGAAATGCTAGCCCTGCTGCAAGCCAGGCTTCCCAATGAGCCCGATGAGGAGATAAAAATCGCCATGGGCGAACAAGCAAAAATCACTCACATTAGGCTGGAAAAGCTGTTAGCAACATGA
- a CDS encoding allantoate amidohydrolase, protein MDAYVHRAEQLLQRINTLAAISEDQSCITRTFGTPAFLAGSALVKSWMNAAGLETRIDSIGNVRGRLISLRPGAKTFVIASHIDTVVNAGKFDGPLGVLLGLDLLEQLVQRRVELPFHIELIAFSDEEGCRFHTTYLGSKVVGGFFEADLLQKRDAAGVTLAEAVATMGGDTQQLTHDAIPADNWLGYFEAHIEQGPVLYERAIPVALVTAIAGQQRVEMVFKGMAGHVGTVPMNMRQDALCCAAEAILAIEQFGQDHQQTLVATVGKLDIRHAASNVIPGEVVCSLDLRSADEARLTWAYHVLREKIETIADQRVITLTWNLIQQTAPVTCDATLNSLLARAIADSGYPVVSLVSGAGHDAVPISKVAPATMLFVRCFKGISHNPLESVELPDLAAALRVAERFLTQLISHHS, encoded by the coding sequence ATGGATGCCTACGTACACCGAGCCGAGCAACTCCTACAGCGCATTAACACCCTGGCCGCTATTAGCGAAGACCAAAGCTGCATAACGCGCACTTTTGGTACGCCTGCTTTTCTAGCGGGCAGCGCATTAGTAAAAAGCTGGATGAATGCAGCGGGGCTCGAAACCCGCATTGATAGCATCGGCAACGTGCGTGGCCGACTGATTAGCCTACGGCCGGGAGCCAAAACCTTCGTTATTGCCTCGCATATTGACACGGTGGTAAATGCCGGCAAATTCGATGGACCATTAGGCGTGCTGCTGGGACTGGATTTGCTGGAGCAACTCGTGCAACGAAGAGTCGAGCTACCGTTTCACATAGAGCTTATTGCGTTCAGCGACGAGGAAGGCTGCCGGTTTCATACTACTTACTTAGGTAGTAAGGTTGTAGGGGGCTTTTTTGAGGCTGACTTACTCCAAAAACGAGATGCGGCTGGTGTCACTCTGGCGGAAGCTGTGGCAACCATGGGCGGCGATACGCAGCAGCTTACGCACGATGCAATTCCCGCCGATAACTGGCTGGGTTACTTCGAGGCTCACATTGAGCAAGGCCCGGTGCTGTACGAGCGTGCCATTCCGGTGGCCCTCGTAACGGCCATTGCCGGGCAGCAGCGCGTGGAAATGGTCTTCAAAGGCATGGCCGGCCATGTGGGCACGGTGCCGATGAACATGCGGCAGGATGCGCTGTGCTGCGCCGCCGAAGCTATTTTGGCTATCGAGCAGTTTGGTCAGGATCACCAGCAGACGCTGGTTGCAACGGTGGGCAAGCTCGATATTCGTCACGCGGCCAGCAACGTGATTCCCGGTGAAGTGGTGTGCAGCCTTGATCTGCGGAGCGCGGATGAAGCACGCTTAACCTGGGCCTATCACGTGCTGCGAGAAAAGATAGAAACCATTGCGGATCAGCGCGTTATCACGCTGACCTGGAACCTCATTCAGCAGACGGCCCCAGTGACGTGCGACGCTACCTTAAACAGCCTGCTAGCCCGCGCCATCGCCGATTCCGGCTACCCAGTCGTTTCGCTGGTTAGTGGGGCCGGCCACGACGCCGTGCCGATATCCAAAGTCGCGCCGGCCACTATGCTATTTGTGCGTTGCTTTAAAGGCATTAGCCACAATCCTTTAGAAAGCGTGGAGCTGCCCGACCTAGCGGCCGCGCTGCGGGTTGCCGAGCGCTTCCTAACCCAACTCATTTCCCACCATTCGTAA